One Halalkalicoccus sp. NIPERK01 DNA window includes the following coding sequences:
- a CDS encoding PRC-barrel domain-containing protein, producing the protein MSEILAENLSGKAVMGADGAELGMLYNITMDIKTGELHDLVVTPNDDITAADLGLELDEENRLRMPVSRVQAVKDYIVVQR; encoded by the coding sequence ATGTCGGAGATACTGGCGGAGAACCTCTCGGGAAAGGCGGTCATGGGTGCGGACGGTGCCGAACTCGGGATGCTGTACAACATCACGATGGACATCAAGACCGGCGAACTCCACGACCTGGTGGTCACGCCGAACGACGACATCACCGCGGCGGACCTCGGGCTCGAACTCGACGAGGAGAACCGACTGCGAATGCCCGTCTCCCGGGTGCAGGCCGTCAAAGACTACATCGTCGTCCAGCGCTAA